The Lewinellaceae bacterium DNA window CAACGGCCAGAGGCATTTTTATTATTGATGAACATGGTAAAAGTTATTTGGATGGCTCTTCCGGAGCCATCGCCTGCTCGCTGGGACACTCCCACCCTGCCCTGCTGGAGCACATGCAAAAACAACTTGGCAAAATTCAATTTGTCTACCGGTCGCAATTCGGGTCGGAAGAAGCAGAACAACTGGCCACCAAGTTAGCGGCCATTTCTCCCGGTAATAAATACCACCACAGCTTTTTTGTGAACAGCGGCTCGGAGGCTACCGAAACCGCCCTGAAAATTGCCATCCAATACTGGAGGGAAAAAGGTAAGCCGTCCAAAATTCATTTTATCTCCCGGCAAAAGAGTTACCACGGCATCACCATGGGATCTCTCGCCGTCTCCGGGCACCCGATCCGGCGTCAGCAATTCGAACAAGTTCTGTGGCACCGGCCTGAACACCTCAAAAGAGACCTGGAAAAAGACTCGCTTGCGGAACACCTGACCGAATTGGAGACGGTCATCCGGCAAACCGGTGCTGAAAACATTGCCGGCCTGATCCTGGAGCCCGTTATCGGCGCCGCCGGTACCGCGCTGGTTCCGCCGGCAGGCTATTACCAGGCCGTCAAACAATTATGCCACCAGCATGAGATCCTCTTCATGGCGGATGAAGTGATGACGGGCCTGGGGCGGACCGGAAGTTATTTTGGGCTGGATCATTGGGACACCTTTGCTGATATCGTGGCGATTGGCAAGAGCCTGGGCGCCGGCTATGCACCCATTGCGGCCACGTTAATGACCGAAGAAATCCTGGATCCCATCCGCGCAGGAAGCGGACTGATCATGAGCGGCCATACGTACAGTGGCCATCCCCTTTCCTGCGCCACCGCCCTGCAGGTCCTGACCATCATCGAACAGGATGACCTGATCAGCCATGTCCGGCAGATCAGCGCGTTGTTAAGGCAAGGTCTCCAGGGCATCGGTAATACATTCGACTTTGTGCATACAATCCGGGGCAAGGGGCTGTTGCTGGGTATGGAACTTGACCCGGTCATCAAAGGATTGCAGGGCAGGATCATCGACCGGTGTTTTGAGAATGGCCTGTTGGTGTACCCGTCGGTCGGAGGCCAGGAAGGAAAAGATGAAAACGGATTACTGATTGCCCCACCTTATGTCACCTCATCCTCCGGATTCTTTTCGTCAATGGCATTTTGCACATCCTTCAGGCTGACCTTTTCTCCAAATACCGCTGAAGGCGCCTAGTACTGAAGTTAACTTTTGGAATTGTCCCCATTGCTGCGGGGGCGGACAAGTTCCTGAACCTGCTGACCCAATGGGATGAATACCTCTCGCCGGGATTGGCAGGGCTGCTGCCCATTAGCGCTTCCACTTTTATGATGGTGGTGGGCGTGGTTGAAATTGTTGCAGGCATCCTGGTTTTTACAAAAACCCGGCTCGGGGCATACATTGTGTCCGCATGGTTGGTACTGATTGCTTTGAGCCTGCTGTTTACCTGGCATCATGTGGATGTTGCGGTAAGGGACTTGGTGATGGCTGTCGCAGCCTTTACGCTGGCAAAACTGACAGAGATTAGTGTTTCACAACCAACAAACCGGAGATATGGGAAACTGGAAGTACAAAGTCAAAATCCTTAAAAAAGAATGGCTGACACACGATGTGATGCGGCTCGAACTGGAAAGGCCCAAGAATTTTGAATTCACTGCCGGACAAGCAATTGAATTAACAATTGATGAGAAAAAGTACAGAGACGATGCCGCTCCATTTACGCTGACCGGACACAGTTCAGAATCTTTCCTGGAACTAATCCTAAAGGTATATCCCGAACACAACGGGATAACCCTGGGATTATCAATGCTGAATAGAGGGGATACACTTTTGATTGGGGATGCGTGGGATTCCTTCCAATTCAAAGAACCTGGGATTTTTATTGCCGGTGGAACAGGCGTCACGCCTTTTGTCGCCATTTTGAGGGATTTGGAATCCAACGGAGGTATCAATAACCAGATTTTGTTGTTTGCCAATAAAACAGAAAAGGATGTTTTCCTTTCAGAGGAATTCCGTGAAATGGAAGGATTAAAGTTCGTAAGTATCCTGAGTCAAGAAAATGTAGTTAGTCACTGTTTTGGGAGAATCGGGAAAGCATTTCTCGAAAAGCAGATTTCTGACTACAACCAAATGTTCTACCTCTGCGGCCCCGGCAGTTTTTCAGTGGACATCAAAAAGTATCTTACGGATATGGGTGTTGAAGAAGGCAATATCATCAGCGAATATTGAAAAGGTTAAGAAAGCGTTAAAACATTTTTTAGTTAGGATTCCTTACTATATTTACGCTGCGATTTTGCAATCATTCAAAACTCTTCCAAAATGAGTAAATCTGTATTTTATCATGCTGGCTGTCCAGTTTGCGTCAGTGCGGAGCATGACATCGTTAACCTGGTAGGAAATGAAAATGTAGAAGTAGTTCACCTCGGGGAAAAAAAATCCAAAATTGAAGAAGCAGAAAATGCGGGCGTCAAATCTGTCCCCGCTTTAGTTACCCCCAACGGAAATGTATTGCACATCAATTTCGGGGCTTCGATGGAGGATGTAAAAAGCTAATTTTCCTGTAAGCAGCCAAGCGTATGTTAATTCATGCCCGGCTGCTTTTTCTCTTACCAACAAAACAATTTGATTTAATGGGAAAAAAGATAAATGTTTGGGATACCTACGTGACCAAAAAAGAAGGCAACATCATGCACTTCGACATTCTTGTTCCGGCAGAAATTACGGACACGACCACTATTTACAACTATGGTAAAGAATATCTAAAAACAAAAAGACAGGAAGGGCAGCCCCTGAATTCCGAACAATGCAGACTGTGCCATGTCGAAGCACTCCGCCTGGAGTGGGAAGCCGAAATTGCGGATAAAGGATATTTCATTGTAGAAATGGAAGGCTGTAACTAAAACGATTCGTTCTTTTATTAGGATTACTAACTTTACAAGTGATTATCTTACACTTGTACCAAACAATCTTCTAACATTTTATGAAATGGGCTTACAGTATTCAGCAAAAACTCAAAGCGGCTTTATTGCTTGCCGTCGTTTGTGCCGTTGTCCTCATCACCAACCTTTTGGGCAGGTATCACATGGGGGAATTGGGCGACTCATTTTCCTCTGTCATCAAAGACCGCTTAGTCGTCGAGAGTTATATCTATATGATTTCTGACCATTTGCATCAAAAAAAATTGGCACTTAATACTTACTCTGAGCTTGCGAACCCTGATGTCCGTTCAGAAATCGGTCTTCACAATGAATTCATTAATAAAATGCTTTCACTATATGATAAGACCCTACTAACGGAAGAAGAAGCTGTTTATTTAAAGGATTTCAAGGCAAATATCACCGCCTTGCAAGGCCTTGAGTTGCACTTCATGCAATCTCCCCCCGACGAAGCGGCACAACATGCCGCTGACCTCACCCTGCTAAATGAACAGTTTGATTTAGCATCGGCCAATCTTTTTCGGCTCTCCCAAATACAGGTTAAGGAGGGTAAAACGCTCAATGACAAATCTCAAAGCATCGTCAACAGTTCTTCTCTGCTCACCAGTTTTGAAATGGCCATGCTCATCTGCATTGCCATCATCTTGCAGATAATTGTCTTGGCAAGCCGCCCAGCCATTTCTCGGAAGTGGCAGCAGAGCAACTTAAATTAACCTGTTATGTTGGGCTTGGTCGTTATTTCATCGTTGAAATGAAAGTTATAATAAAATTGTTGCACCCTTTCATTGGACTACCAATCCTAAAAAGGATAATATATTTTTTAACATAAATCATTGAGATGAACAATAGCCCTTTTGACCCGGCAAGGCAAAACGTCAACCTCGCTGCAAAAATCACTTCCGGTCTGGAGAGAATTGCGAGTGTGTTCAGGGTATTGTTATGGGAACACGCTAAAACTATCGGTCTTAGTCCCATTCAGATGCAGCTAATGATATTTGTGACCTACCATGACGATACTCTGTGCAATGTCAGTCACCTTGCCAAGGAATTTAACCTGACCAAACCCACTATTAGTGATGCGCTGAAAGTCCTAATGGAAAAAGGTTTGATAAAAAAAGTCCATTCTGAGGTGGATAAAAGGGCATTTACGGTAGCATTGACCACAGAAGGCAGGGCGGTGGTAGAAGAAACAGCGATTTTTGCAAGCCCTGTCGAAGCCTCCATCAATAAATTGGGCAAGGCAGAA harbors:
- a CDS encoding aminotransferase class III-fold pyridoxal phosphate-dependent enzyme, which gives rise to MSNHNIQPLLNKNYLKATTARGIFIIDEHGKSYLDGSSGAIACSLGHSHPALLEHMQKQLGKIQFVYRSQFGSEEAEQLATKLAAISPGNKYHHSFFVNSGSEATETALKIAIQYWREKGKPSKIHFISRQKSYHGITMGSLAVSGHPIRRQQFEQVLWHRPEHLKRDLEKDSLAEHLTELETVIRQTGAENIAGLILEPVIGAAGTALVPPAGYYQAVKQLCHQHEILFMADEVMTGLGRTGSYFGLDHWDTFADIVAIGKSLGAGYAPIAATLMTEEILDPIRAGSGLIMSGHTYSGHPLSCATALQVLTIIEQDDLISHVRQISALLRQGLQGIGNTFDFVHTIRGKGLLLGMELDPVIKGLQGRIIDRCFENGLLVYPSVGGQEGKDENGLLIAPPYVTSSSGFFSSMAFCTSFRLTFSPNTAEGA
- a CDS encoding flavodoxin reductase, whose protein sequence is MGNWKYKVKILKKEWLTHDVMRLELERPKNFEFTAGQAIELTIDEKKYRDDAAPFTLTGHSSESFLELILKVYPEHNGITLGLSMLNRGDTLLIGDAWDSFQFKEPGIFIAGGTGVTPFVAILRDLESNGGINNQILLFANKTEKDVFLSEEFREMEGLKFVSILSQENVVSHCFGRIGKAFLEKQISDYNQMFYLCGPGSFSVDIKKYLTDMGVEEGNIISEY
- a CDS encoding thioredoxin family protein — encoded protein: MSKSVFYHAGCPVCVSAEHDIVNLVGNENVEVVHLGEKKSKIEEAENAGVKSVPALVTPNGNVLHINFGASMEDVKS
- a CDS encoding DUF2024 family protein — translated: MGKKINVWDTYVTKKEGNIMHFDILVPAEITDTTTIYNYGKEYLKTKRQEGQPLNSEQCRLCHVEALRLEWEAEIADKGYFIVEMEGCN
- a CDS encoding MCP four helix bundle domain-containing protein, producing the protein MKWAYSIQQKLKAALLLAVVCAVVLITNLLGRYHMGELGDSFSSVIKDRLVVESYIYMISDHLHQKKLALNTYSELANPDVRSEIGLHNEFINKMLSLYDKTLLTEEEAVYLKDFKANITALQGLELHFMQSPPDEAAQHAADLTLLNEQFDLASANLFRLSQIQVKEGKTLNDKSQSIVNSSSLLTSFEMAMLICIAIILQIIVLASRPAISRKWQQSNLN
- a CDS encoding winged helix-turn-helix transcriptional regulator gives rise to the protein MNNSPFDPARQNVNLAAKITSGLERIASVFRVLLWEHAKTIGLSPIQMQLMIFVTYHDDTLCNVSHLAKEFNLTKPTISDALKVLMEKGLIKKVHSEVDKRAFTVALTTEGRAVVEETAIFASPVEASINKLGKAEKEHLFFTLKELIFRLNSLGVISVQRTCFGCLYYEKKADSHFCRFLGKKLLKNELRLDCPEFEER